The nucleotide sequence CTCGCCATGCGCGCGGCCATCGGCGCGGAACTGCGCGCGTACGACCTCACCACACCGCAGTACGCGACCCTCGGCATCGTCGCGAAATACCCCGGCTGTTCGAACTCGGATGTCGCCCGCAGGGTCGGCAGCACCCGCCAAGCCGCCAACGAAATGCTCGCCGCCCTCGAACGCGACGGCCTCATCGAACGTTCACCTCACCCGTCGGACCGCCGCAGCAAACGCATCCACCTCACAGCACTGGGCGAGCAGCGCCGCGTGGAGGCCGCGAAGGCCGTCAGCTGCCGCGAGGCCGAGTTGGAGGCCGCGTTCTCCGACCACGAACGCGCGGCGGTCCGAGCGTGGCTCGACGGCGTGGTCCGCGCCTGCGGCGAGACCCCCGAGGACGTGTGCTGACGCCACGTCACACCACGTCGCGGAACGCCCCGTCACCGCGAAGGCCACCCGGTCGGCGACGAGTTCGCGGCATCCCGCTCTGACGAGTGGGCGAGCCGTCGGTCATCGGGGGAGACGCGGGGCCGGTGGTCGTCGACGGCGGGGGAGCCGCGCACGGTGCCTTCCCCCGCCCAAGACCCGGCGGACTCCCGCTGATTCGGCCACTGCCGTGCGGCATGGCGCCCTACGATGGGCGGGGAGGAAAACCTCGGCGCGCGCGTGGGGTGGGTCGTCGGGTTGTTCCCTGCGACGGGGATTCGGTCGGGGGGACCGCCGGTGATCGCGCACGTCGTCGTCGGGCATGTGGCGCGCCACGTGGCCCGCAGCCAAGTGAAGCACTGGTTGTCGACCGCCACGCTCGCGTTGTGCGCGTGGGTGGCTGGAACCGGCCGTTGCGCGCCGCGACGCTGGGCACATGAACGCTCCTACGTCCCTTCCCACCCTGCGCTTCGTGGCCTTCCTGGAATCGACCCCCGACGCCGCACGCCGAGCGCGTCACCAGGCGCTGCACGAACTCCCAGGCGCTGCACGAACTCGTGGACTGGGGTTGGCCGGTCGACTCCGAACTCGTCCAAGCCGCCGCGCTGATCATCGCCGAACTGGACGGCCTGATCGTGTGCGGGGACCGGTATGACCTCACGGGGCTGGCGAAGGCGTTGGCGTCCGGGCGTATCGCGGCAACGGACCCCGGCGCGCCGGAGCTACCCGAAGAACCGTCGAGGTGGCGGTCGCGGCGCAGTGAGCCGTTGACGGCCGAGGGGCTCCTGGCCGACGTCGCGGACCACATCGACGCCCTGAACGGACGTTCCACTGCGGCACAGCGATGCTGGGACGCGATCCGTGCCTACCAGGAGACGCCGACCACGCCGCTGCGGGAAGCGCTGCGGGTCGCCTACCGGGAAGTGCCGCCGCACCAACGCATCTTCATGCTGGGTGACATGGACAACCAGGACCGCCCGCTGCGGATCCTGGCCACCGATATCGGCGAGGCCGTGGACGGGGACGGCCCGGTGGCCACGGCAGAACTGCACCAGTGGGCGCTCGACTACTTCGACCGCGTATCCGACGGGGTCGCCCGCGAGGCCGAGCAGCGCGCCGTGCGCCATGCCGACGACCCCGAGGAAGTGGGCCGTGCGGTGGTCACGTCACACGAAATGGGCCGACCGGCCTCGTGGCCGAACGTGCCGGGCCTGCCTGTGCTGCGGAACGACTACCAGGTCCCGGTGACGTACGGCGGTGAGACGTATCCGTCGGTTCTCCACGGCTACTGGGCCTTGTCCGCCGCCGACGCCGCCGACCACGACCTGATCCGCGACGCGGCCACGGCCGACGCAGCACACGACCTCGGAGGCCGGGCCGCCCGCCGCGCGGACTGGGCGACCCTGCGGCTGTCCGTCATGGCCGGCCTCTTGCGCGCGAAGTTCACCTCGTACCCGGAACTCGCCGAAGTCCTGCTCTCCACCGGTGACGCGAGGATCAGCTACACCGGGTTCTCCGAGGCCCCGTTCTGGAGGGATTCCTGCAACCGGCAAGGACGCAACTGGATGGGCCGGCTTTTGGAGCTGATCCGTTCGGAACTCTCCGCAGACCGACCCCTCCGTGAGCCGATGCCCGCTGCTCACGGCTGACAGCAGCCGCAGGCGCACTCCCCAGGTGGAGGCGGTCTGTGGTGTCGTCGGGTGGGCGATGTCCTGCACGCGAACAGCCCGACCAGCGCGGAAAACCGGCGAGTGTTTCCGGTCGCCGTGCTAGACACCGAAGTGGACGTGGCGGCCGTACTCGTCGGGTACGTAGTGCAGTTCGGGGTCTTGTTCCGAGTGGTAGGGCGTTGCGGGGGCGGAGATGTCGACGTGGGTGTGTGGGTAGCCGCTCTGGAGGAGACGGCGTCGGTGGTCGCTCAGGAAATGGTGGTGAATGGTGAGGCGTTCGAGTCGGGGGAAGGGGTGGCCGTCGAGGAGGGCGTCCGCCCCGGCGTCGCTCAACGTGCCGAGGGACAGGTCGAGTTCGCGCAGATGAGGGGCGATCGACCCGGCCGCGACGGTGGCGGCGAGCAGGTCGGCTTGTTCGGCGTTGCGCAGCGCGAGACGACGCAGCCGCGACGGGTGGGGCGGGTTGAGTATGCCGGACAAGTCGTCGGGCCCGACATCGCCGCCGGAGTGGCGGGTCCCGAGCCACAGTTCCAGGTCGGTGAGTGCCGGAAGGTCGCTGTCGGCCAGAGCCCGCGGCAGATCGGCGGGCATCCCGGTGGTCTCCAGCACGAGACGGCGCAGGGCCGGGTGGTGACCGGCCCGGAGGATGAACCGCTCGTCGTCCTCGGGCCGTTGGTCGCGACCGAAGCGGTACCGGAGTTCCTCCAGGCGCGGGAAGGCCCCCAGGAGCGCGGTGAGATCGGTGGGTGGGATCGACGACATGTCCGCGGTGTCGATGTTGATGTCGTTGACGGCGAGGTGGCGCAGCGCGGGGAGCCGGTCGGCGTGCGCGCACAGGGTGTCGACCACGCGGGTTTCGGAGGTGTAGCGCAGGTAGTCGTGGTGCCAGTGCCCGATGACCAGGGATCGTACGGCGGTGGTGTCGATGCGGGTGAAGAAGGCGTCGGTGAGTTCACCGAACCGGATGTCGGCGTCGAAGGGCGTCTCCAATCGCCACGCCACCGTGCCGGACTCCGGTGCACCGGCCGCGACTTCGTCCCACATGGTGGCCCACCGGGCGGCGCCGGTCGCGGCCTCGTCGACCCGGTGCCGAGCCAGGCCCCAGCCGTGCAACTCCTCGAACGCGTGCACGGGGAGGCCGCCCAGGGCGGTCAATCGGTAATAGTCGGGCACCATGGTGGTTCCTGTCGTCGACGCGTACGTGTGCGGCCGAGATCCTGCCACGCGCCAACGACACAGATAGTCAATCGCGCGAGTCTCCTGACCCGCGCCGCCCCCCACAACACAAGTCAACAGGGCGCGATGACACCACTGATCGCGCGCCCTGGCACCACCACGCTTGGCATTCGGCAGGCGTCCAAGGGTCGGCGTGAGCCGGATGGCCACGGCGGGGACTCGGCCAGGCAAGCCGAACGACAAGCGCGAGCCGCGCTCTTGGTACCGTCCCGAAGTGCCGTTCTCCCTCACCGAACCTCCGCTGTTCACCCGCCTCAACACCTGCGAGCGGATCCTCATCGCCGGGGCGGGTGGTGGCTTCGACGTATACGCGGGGCTGCCCCTGGCATTGGCCCTGTGGCAATCGGGCAAGCACGTACACCTGGCCAACCTGTCGTTCGTGGACGTCGACCGTCTCGCGCGAGGTGACCTACTGCGGCCCGGTCTCGCCGCCGTCGGGCCGGGCAGTGGCGGGCCCGCCGCGTACTTCCCCGAGCGCTCGCTGTCGCGTTGGCTGGCCGAGACGGGGTTGCCCGACACGGTGTTCGCCTTCCAGAGAACGGGGGTTCGGCCTTTGCGCGCGGCATACCAGGCGCTCGTGCGCAAGCTGGACCTCGACGCCCTTGTGCTGGTGGACGGCGGTACGGACATCTTGATGCGCGGCGACGAGGCCGGCCTCGGCACCCCGGAGGAGGACATGACCAGTCTCGCCGCCGCCGACCGGATCAAGGTGCCGACGCGCCTTGTGGTCGCTCTCGGGTTCGGTGTCGACGCGTACCACGGTGTGTGCCACAGTCACGTGCTGGAGAACCTGGCGGCGCTGGACCGCGACGGTGCCTATCTGGGGGCCTTCTCGATACCGCGTGAGTCGCGGGAAGGACGCCTGTACGTCGACGCCGTCGACCACGCCGTCGCGGAGACACCGTCACGTCCCAGCATCGTGCAGGGGTCGGTCGCGGCCGCGGTGAGGGGCGGGTTCGGCGATGTCCCGCTCGGTGAACGGACCGCCGGCACCGAGTTGTTCATCAATCCGCTGATGGCGATGTATTTCGCGGTCGAGCTGGAGGCGCTTGCCCGGCGCAACATCTACCTGACGCGCCTTCGACAGACGAACACCATGAGAGAGGTGTCCGCCGTCATCCGGGAGTTCCGGGAGGGACTGGAGTCGACCCGTCCGCGGCGAACGTTTCCGCACTGACCGAAGCTCGACGTGGGCCCAGGGCGGGTGCATCGAGGCCGAACCGAACGGCGCCTGGAATCGTCGGAGTTCGGCGGTGGGCCAGGCGCCGTCGCCCGTCTTCGCGGAAGGCGCCTTATGTGTCGCGTTGGCCGTCAGGGGCTGTGCCAGCGGTTTCGGCCGTCGGAGGCAGGGCCGCAGACCATGGGCTTTCCGGTGCTGCTGACGCCCGTTGCCCCGGCCGGGGCGCAGAACGCGCCGGGGTGGACCGAGCCGACACTGCCGCCGCCCGTTGACCCGTTGCCTCCGCCCGTGGTGCCGGTACCGCCCGTCGTAGACGTGTTTCCCGTGCTTCCGCCGGTCGCGGACGTACTGCCACCGGTCGATGTGCCGGTGCCCCCGGTCGCGGCACTGCCCCCGGTGCCGGCACCGCCGGTCGACGAGCTGCCGCCGGTCGCGGTGCTGCCGCCCGTGGTCGAGGACGTTCCGCCGGTGCCCCCGCCGGTGGTCGAACCGCCGCCGCCGGTGGTGGTGTTCGTGTCCTTGCCTGTGTCCTTGCCCTTGTCCTTGGGGTACGAAGGATCATTGGCCGGGATCTTGTACGTGGTGTCCTTCGCCGCCGGACAACTCCGCACGAGGTCGACGCCCGTCCACCGGCCCAAGTCGAGGTGGATGCCGGCGGCGGGCAAGACCTTTTCGCCCGCGGACGGTTGCTGGAAGCACACCCGCCACTCGTCACCGCTCCGCGCGACCTCGGCGGCGCTCGGTGCGGCGACGTCGAGGTAGACGTCGTCGACGGTGACGCGGGCCGGATCGATGCCGGCCTGCTTGATGGTCTCGACCGCGGCGTTGTAGGTGGAGCCGACGACGGCCGGCATCAGCGGCCAGAGCGGGCCGCCGTCCTGTTTCGTACAGGGTTCGCCCTTGCGGACGGCCGCGAACTCGACGGTCCGCGCGGTGTCGTCCGCGCGCTGGAAGCAGACCGTCCACTCGGCGGTCACCGGGATTTGCCGGTGCTCGTCCGAGGCGTCGTGGTGACCGGCGGCATAGCCGGACGAACTCGCCTGCTGCTCCGCGGCGTCCAGCGGTTGGCCGACGAAGTCGCCGATCGGGACAGGGGGTGTGGCGGACGGGAAGACGATCGGCGAGGCCGGAGGAGTCGTGCCGGGGGTGTGGCTGCTCTCCGCGGACGCCGTCGCCGTCTTGTCTTTGTCCTTCTCGTCGAGCTGGCCCGTCGCCCCCGCACCGATCGACAGGAGCACGAACGCTCCGAGCGTGGCACCGATCCTGGCGGCGATGTGCCAGGGCGCGAGCATCCACACCGCGACGATCGCCGCGATCATGGCGAGCAAGCCGAGGCCGATGTGCATGGCGGAAAGTAAGGCGACCAGCGCGAGGGCGCCGAGAATGGCCGGCGTCCTCGCCCACCACGGGCGGAACGGGACGGGGCCTCGGTAACGATTCACGGGGTGATCGGTTCCTTGTCGTGTCGGATCAGGGCATGACGGGAGGGCTCGCCCGGGGAAGGCGAGACGGCGCTCCGAGGGGTGTCAGGCGCGTGGCTGCCCGGTGGGGGTGCGGCGGACGCCGACGCGCTTGACGCATCCGTCGCCGATTCCGCGTGTGTGCATCGTCTCCGTGGTCTGCGTGGGCCTCACGTGCGCGGACCGAGGATTGGCGTGGCCTGGTGTGGGCCCGGCGTCACGGGTCCGGGCAGCCGGCCCGTGGATGTTCCGTGCGGCCGTCGAGGCCGGCGGGCATGCCGACGGCGTCCTCGGGCACCCCCACCCGTTTGCCGCGAAGCGCGGTGACCGGCGGACCGGCCGTGTACGTGAAGCTCATGAGATCCGTCGGTTCCCCCCCTGGACCGGCAAGTCCGAAGTTCCGCCCCGCACAACGAAGAAGGCGTCCGAAGACACCTCGCGACGCCCCACCCGGCGTACCCCCCCCGGCGGCACTGTACGGGAACCTCGACGACAAGAACGGCGGAACGAGGTGAATACTCCTGAGACCGTCACCGAGTCTTCGGGACTGCCGGTGGCCTGGAACCGGTGAATCGGACACCCACAGTCGCCCGTGCGGGGGGTCGTACGCCGCAACGGGCGTTCCGTGAAGACGTTTTGGGGGTGGCGGGCAGAGGACGGGGACGACTGCCCGCGACCAGGCGCTCAGGCACATCTGTGCGGGACCGGCGCCCGCACACTGACCTGGTGCTTTCCCGAAAAACGCCTAGGCTGTGCGCGTCGGTCCGCCACACCGTCGGGAGCAGCGTGAACGAGGAACCCGCACCGTACGACGCCAAGCACATCCAGGTCATGGACCCACGCGAAGCCATACGCAAGCGGCCTGGGATGTATGTCGGTTCGACGTCCGAACGCGGCGTGCGGGAGATGGTGTTCGGGGTCGTGGGGCGGGCCGTGAACGAGGTCTCGGGCGTTCCGGGACAGCTCGGCCGCGTCGACGTCACCCTCGTTCCCGAGGGCGGCGTACGTGTCGCGGACAACAGCCCGGGAGTCGGTGTTCCGGATCTCGCTGCGCTGCTGACCCAAACGCACAGCGGAGCCGGGCCCGGTGGTCGCCACGAGGTGGTGGTCGGGTTCTGGGGCATGGGGATGTTCGTCCCCAATGCCCTGTCGTCGCGCATGACCGCCGAGGTACGCCGCGACGGGGTCCGATGGACACAGGAGTTCGCACGCGGCGTCGCGGCCACACCACTCGCCGCCATGGGCCCGTCGACCGACACCGGGACGACTCTGACCCTCTGGCCGGACGACGAGATCTTCGGCTCCGCGACGCACTCGTTCGAGGCACTGGAGCAGCGCCTCAGGGAAATCGCTTTCCTCAACCGGGGCTTGGAGATCACGCTCGCCGACCGACGGCAAGCGAAGGGTGAGTTCCGGACGGCCCGATACCGATTCCCCGATGGGGTACGGGACTTCGTCGCCTGGCTCAGCACGTTCGAAGCAGCGAACGGGCACGCGGACGTCATCGGCTTCGCGGAGGAAGACCTTCGCAGGGAAGGCCTACTGGACGTGGCCATGCTGTGGCGCGACGCGGGCCCGGAGCACGTCCTGTCCTTCGCCAACTGCCGCCCCACCCCGGGCGGCGGCGCACACGTGCAGGGCCTCCGCGACGGACTCGTCACCGCGTTCGAAGCGCACGCCCGGACACACGGGTTGCCGGTGCCGGCCGATGGCCTGTCTGCCGACCGTGTCAGCGTGGGCCTGACAGCAGTTGTGTCGGTCAGACTCGACACCCCCGAATTCCTGGGCGCCACCAACGACACCTTGGGCGGCACCCTCGTACGCACCTGTGTCGCCGACTCCATCCGCAAACACCTCGGCACATGGCTCGACGACCACCCGGAGCGAGCCGCGGAGATCATCAACCGAGCCGCGCGACGGGCCCACCACGCCTGACGGCCCACCACGCCTGACGGGTGGCCGGACGACCTGCCGCGTCACGCGACTTGGACGCGACCGACACGGGCCCGGCCACCGGGTGCGTCGAACGTCGCGACGGGGATCCCCGCTCGGCACGGTTCCCGTAAGCCGGACACATGGGATCGCGGGCGCGCCGGGCCAGTTGTTGCACGATGGTCTGGCGCCACGGACCCGGAGGCGATGGCGCCCGTGGGGTGCCGGGGAGACCGACCGGCCGATGCCGGGTTCGCGGCGACACGGCTCGGATACCGGTCCGCGATCCCCACCGCCCCGGTTGCCTCGGGTGTCGGAGGACGTAGGGTGCGCCGTGGTTGGTGTCGTGGGAGGGGACAGATGTGCGGATCGAGCAGTTGGAGTACATCGAGGCGGTCACGCGGCTGGGGTCGTTGCGGCGGGCGGCTGCCGAGTTGCATCTGTCGCAGCCGGCGCTCAGCGAGACCGTGCGCAATCTGGAGCGCGAGCTGGGGGTGGCGATTCTCGATCGACGGCGGTCCGGGGCGCGGATCAGCGACGAGGGGCGCGAGCTGCTGCCGCACATCGTGGGCGTGCTGGACGCGGTGGACCGGCTGCGGCGAGCGGCGGACGAGCAGCACCGGACCAGTCGCATGGTCCGCCTCGGCACGGTGAACGCGGCGACCGTGCCGTTGCTGGTCCCGGCCGTCCGGGACTTCCGCGCCGCGCATCCCACCACCCAGGTCGAAGTGGTCGCCGCGCAGCAGGCCGACATCCAACAGGCGCTGCTGGAAGGCGGGTTCGACCTCGGTCTGGTGAATCACCTGGGGGGTGACGACACGTCGCCCGAGTTGCAGTCCACCGAGTTGCTGCGCGGGCGGCCGGTGGTGTGCCTGCGTCCGGACAGCCCCCTCGCGGCACTGCCCACGGTGACCGTCGCGGACCTGCTCACGGAGCCGTTGATCGTGATGCGCTCGGGCTATGTGATGCACCGGTACGCACACCGGCTCCTCGCCGGGCGCGCTCCGTCGTTCTCGTATTCCACCGACGGCGCGGAAATGGGCAAGCTTATGGTGGCGGAGGGGCTGGGCGTCACGTTGCTGCCCGACTTCAGTGTCATCGGTGATCCGCTGGAGCGCTGCGGCGCGATTACGTTCCGGCCGGTCGAGGACGAGCACACGGAGGTCGTTTTGATGGTGCAGTCCAGTAAAGCGAAAGCCGTTTCCGGGGCCGCGGGTGACCTGCGTCGCATTCTTGTCGAGCACGCCGAGCGCCACGCGCGCTGAATCCGGGGCGCGGGGGAAGGGTGCAAGGATTTCCCTATCGCACTTTCGCAATTGCCTATTTGACACCCCCGGACACCGGCCGCGATAGTTTCTCGCATGTCCACACGAGCTGACCGGAGCCGACGGTACGCCGACCGCTCTCGCGCCAGGAGCGGCGCCGCCGCCCGCCGATGTCGCGTCCGTTCCCGCTGAGCCCGGGATCGCGGGGCGAGATCGGCTGCCCCTATCACGTGCGGACCTGCGCGGCCCCGGGGGAAACCCACGGATAAAGCATGGGGGAGAGCGCGAGAAGACGGGGGATGACGCGACGTATCCCCGCGCGATCCCGTGATTCCCACGATTATCCGGACGCCTCGCCGACTCGTGTCACATTCTTTTCACGACTTGTTCACAAATATTTTTCATCGCCTTTTGTGTGCGCCGTATGATGTCGCTTTTCCCCGCTCGGATTGCCCTTTCCACGGACAACGCGACGCCGGGATGCCGTCGTCGCGCACCCGTCCCCGGAGACCGCCATGCCCGCCGCAGTCCCCAACCACACGACCTCCCGGCCCGGGGGTCCCGACCGTGCCCGCCGGCATGCCCGCCGGTGACGCCGCGGCGCTGGCCGCCGTCGCCGAGTTGGCCGACGCGTTCGCGGTCCACGCCGCCGACCGCGATCGCGAACGCCGCCTGCCCGGGCCCGAGATCGACCGCCTCTCGGACGCCGGCTTCTTCGGGCTGACGGTCCCGTCCGCCCTCGGGGGGCCGGACGTCCGCGTGTCGACGCTGACGGAGGCCTTCCGGCTGCTCGCCCGCGCCGACCCGAACATCGGGCAGATCCCCCACAGCCACTTCGTGTTCCTGGAGGCACTGCGCCTCCAAGGCACGCAGCGGCAGCGCGCGTACTTCTTCGCCGAGGCCCTGGCCGGACGCCGCATCGCCAACGCCCAGTCCGAGCGCACCAGCCGCACCATCACCGAGGACACGACGACGCTGACCCGGAAGGATGACGGCACCGCCGTCCTGGACGGGCGCAAGTTCTACGCGACGGGTTCGCTCTTCGCCCACTGGCTGGCGGTGCGGGCCACCGTGCCCGGCAGTGCCACCCCGACGCCGCGCAAAGCCGTCGCGTTCGTCCGCGCGGACGCCCCCGGCGTCACGATCATCGACGACTGGGACGGCATCGGCCAACGCACCACCGGCAGCGGCACCGTCGTCCTGGACGGGGTCGCGGTCGCCGCCGACCACGTGGTGCCCTACACCGAGATCTTCGAACAGCCCACGGCCTACGGGTCGTTCGCCCAGGTGCTGCATGCCGCACTGGACGCGGGGATCGCCCGGGCGGCGCTGGAGGAGGCGGTGCGCCAGGCGCGCGAGGCCCGGCCCTGGTTCGAGAGCGGGGCCGACCGCGCGGTGGACGACCTGCTGCTCGCGCAGCAGGCCGGAGAAGCCGAGGTCACCGTACGCGCCGCCGAGGCCCTGTTGCGCGAGGCCGCGGCGGAGGTCGACCGCGCACGCGACGAGCCGACCGCGGCGAGCACCGAACGCGCGTCCGTCGCGACGGCGGTCGCCAAGGTCGCGTGTGCCCGCGCCGCGGTCGACGCGGCGACCGTGCTGTTCGAACTCGGCGGCACCCGCTGCGCGGTCGCACCGCCCAACCTCAGCCGCTTCTGGCGCGACGCCCGCACCCACACCCTGCACGATCCGACCCGGTGGAAAATCCAGCACATCGGACGGTGGCTGCTCGACGACGTACCACCGCCGCGCCACGGCCTGCTGTGACCGGCTGCGCCCCTCGGCCGCCACACACCGCGAGTGCGCCCGGCACCCCGCCAACACGCACCCGAGCACCGAGCCCGAGCACCCAGCACTCAGCACCGAGCCCGCTGAGCCCGTTGAGCCCGCTGAGCCCTGAGCACCCCGCCCAGGCAACCCCCACCGCGCCCCACGCCCCCACCCGCCGTCCCCACCCCCTCACCCACGGGAAGACCGCCCCATGACCCTCGCGTTCCACTGGTTCCTGCCCACCTACGGCGATTCCCGGTTCATCGTCGGCGGCGGCCACGGCCTGCCCGCCGGAGTGGCAGCGGGAGACCGGCGCGCCACGATCGGCTACCTGTCCTCGATCGCCCGCGCCGCCGAGGAACTCGGCTTCACCGGGGCGCTCACGCCCACCGGCGCGTGGTGCGAGGACGCGTGGCTCACCACGGCGATGCTCGCCCGCGAGTCCGAACGGCTCGCGTTCCTCGTCGCGTTCCGTCCCGGCCTGATCAGTCCGACCCTCGCCGCGCAGATGG is from Yinghuangia sp. ASG 101 and encodes:
- a CDS encoding MarR family winged helix-turn-helix transcriptional regulator, which translates into the protein MDGDGTLSFLVRRTWLAMRAAIGAELRAYDLTTPQYATLGIVAKYPGCSNSDVARRVGSTRQAANEMLAALERDGLIERSPHPSDRRSKRIHLTALGEQRRVEAAKAVSCREAELEAAFSDHERAAVRAWLDGVVRACGETPEDVC
- a CDS encoding NADAR family protein — encoded protein: MDWGWPVDSELVQAAALIIAELDGLIVCGDRYDLTGLAKALASGRIAATDPGAPELPEEPSRWRSRRSEPLTAEGLLADVADHIDALNGRSTAAQRCWDAIRAYQETPTTPLREALRVAYREVPPHQRIFMLGDMDNQDRPLRILATDIGEAVDGDGPVATAELHQWALDYFDRVSDGVAREAEQRAVRHADDPEEVGRAVVTSHEMGRPASWPNVPGLPVLRNDYQVPVTYGGETYPSVLHGYWALSAADAADHDLIRDAATADAAHDLGGRAARRADWATLRLSVMAGLLRAKFTSYPELAEVLLSTGDARISYTGFSEAPFWRDSCNRQGRNWMGRLLELIRSELSADRPLREPMPAAHG
- a CDS encoding leucine-rich repeat domain-containing protein produces the protein MVPDYYRLTALGGLPVHAFEELHGWGLARHRVDEAATGAARWATMWDEVAAGAPESGTVAWRLETPFDADIRFGELTDAFFTRIDTTAVRSLVIGHWHHDYLRYTSETRVVDTLCAHADRLPALRHLAVNDINIDTADMSSIPPTDLTALLGAFPRLEELRYRFGRDQRPEDDERFILRAGHHPALRRLVLETTGMPADLPRALADSDLPALTDLELWLGTRHSGGDVGPDDLSGILNPPHPSRLRRLALRNAEQADLLAATVAAGSIAPHLRELDLSLGTLSDAGADALLDGHPFPRLERLTIHHHFLSDHRRRLLQSGYPHTHVDISAPATPYHSEQDPELHYVPDEYGRHVHFGV
- a CDS encoding DUF1152 domain-containing protein; amino-acid sequence: MPFSLTEPPLFTRLNTCERILIAGAGGGFDVYAGLPLALALWQSGKHVHLANLSFVDVDRLARGDLLRPGLAAVGPGSGGPAAYFPERSLSRWLAETGLPDTVFAFQRTGVRPLRAAYQALVRKLDLDALVLVDGGTDILMRGDEAGLGTPEEDMTSLAAADRIKVPTRLVVALGFGVDAYHGVCHSHVLENLAALDRDGAYLGAFSIPRESREGRLYVDAVDHAVAETPSRPSIVQGSVAAAVRGGFGDVPLGERTAGTELFINPLMAMYFAVELEALARRNIYLTRLRQTNTMREVSAVIREFREGLESTRPRRTFPH
- a CDS encoding DNA gyrase subunit B; translated protein: MNEEPAPYDAKHIQVMDPREAIRKRPGMYVGSTSERGVREMVFGVVGRAVNEVSGVPGQLGRVDVTLVPEGGVRVADNSPGVGVPDLAALLTQTHSGAGPGGRHEVVVGFWGMGMFVPNALSSRMTAEVRRDGVRWTQEFARGVAATPLAAMGPSTDTGTTLTLWPDDEIFGSATHSFEALEQRLREIAFLNRGLEITLADRRQAKGEFRTARYRFPDGVRDFVAWLSTFEAANGHADVIGFAEEDLRREGLLDVAMLWRDAGPEHVLSFANCRPTPGGGAHVQGLRDGLVTAFEAHARTHGLPVPADGLSADRVSVGLTAVVSVRLDTPEFLGATNDTLGGTLVRTCVADSIRKHLGTWLDDHPERAAEIINRAARRAHHA
- a CDS encoding LysR family transcriptional regulator, which gives rise to MRIEQLEYIEAVTRLGSLRRAAAELHLSQPALSETVRNLERELGVAILDRRRSGARISDEGRELLPHIVGVLDAVDRLRRAADEQHRTSRMVRLGTVNAATVPLLVPAVRDFRAAHPTTQVEVVAAQQADIQQALLEGGFDLGLVNHLGGDDTSPELQSTELLRGRPVVCLRPDSPLAALPTVTVADLLTEPLIVMRSGYVMHRYAHRLLAGRAPSFSYSTDGAEMGKLMVAEGLGVTLLPDFSVIGDPLERCGAITFRPVEDEHTEVVLMVQSSKAKAVSGAAGDLRRILVEHAERHAR
- a CDS encoding SfnB family sulfur acquisition oxidoreductase — translated: MPAGDAAALAAVAELADAFAVHAADRDRERRLPGPEIDRLSDAGFFGLTVPSALGGPDVRVSTLTEAFRLLARADPNIGQIPHSHFVFLEALRLQGTQRQRAYFFAEALAGRRIANAQSERTSRTITEDTTTLTRKDDGTAVLDGRKFYATGSLFAHWLAVRATVPGSATPTPRKAVAFVRADAPGVTIIDDWDGIGQRTTGSGTVVLDGVAVAADHVVPYTEIFEQPTAYGSFAQVLHAALDAGIARAALEEAVRQAREARPWFESGADRAVDDLLLAQQAGEAEVTVRAAEALLREAAAEVDRARDEPTAASTERASVATAVAKVACARAAVDAATVLFELGGTRCAVAPPNLSRFWRDARTHTLHDPTRWKIQHIGRWLLDDVPPPRHGLL